From Microbacterium croceum, a single genomic window includes:
- a CDS encoding PH domain-containing protein — translation MSEQFPAPPTPSTVQGAPAAEPLTLADGEWHRMHPLTPLFKGGLVLIVVAGIVIANMRDRVIAWVVDIFEPDAHYGDYTGGDPVDWVLENNLILIALLSVLGLLVVLILVFWFIWRFHQFRITGDHVEVRKGLVFRSHRRAPLDRVQGVNLTRPFPARIIGLAKLEVVGAGNDANVELEYLATGRAESVRADILRLASGARAARQTATNAASGGPTAPATARAQLVGSMNDGVTGMITGVDLADVAPESVVKIPTGRLVGSQLISGVLWVVFFGLIFAVAIGGISIGALLDGEAVSGFIGLGLVLGMGIPFMIAVVGITWAQISKSLRYSIAPTPDGVRITYGLLTTVTETLPPGRIFAVEVSQSLLWRPFGWWTIKINRMSGKSASAQQSGSAQQFNVVLPVGKRPDVERVLGLILPDVPASDIPLIWEHGVLGPVEGDPYRTIPKRAWWRRPVSWKRHGFAVTEFGLLLRRGVVWRKLAVFPLARLQGVSLSQGPIDRAQRVSGAQVHTAPGPITGMLSGLERDDALSLLDDVSRLAAAAAARDTTHRWSAAANAAPVAPPAAPAPPIPGAPMPPTPPAAPFGGAPAPSAPPAPPVLPPAPPVGPPAPPAAQPAPPAGPPAPPVPPAPPAPPVPPAPPAPPVPPVVPPTTD, via the coding sequence GTGAGCGAGCAGTTCCCGGCACCGCCGACGCCCTCCACCGTGCAGGGCGCGCCGGCCGCAGAGCCCCTGACGCTCGCCGACGGCGAGTGGCACCGGATGCATCCGCTCACGCCGCTCTTCAAGGGCGGGCTGGTGCTGATCGTCGTCGCGGGCATCGTGATCGCGAACATGCGCGACCGGGTCATCGCGTGGGTGGTCGACATCTTCGAGCCTGACGCGCACTACGGGGACTACACCGGAGGCGACCCTGTCGACTGGGTCCTCGAGAACAATCTGATCCTGATCGCGCTGCTCAGCGTGCTGGGGCTGCTGGTCGTGCTGATCCTGGTGTTCTGGTTCATCTGGCGCTTCCACCAGTTCCGCATCACCGGCGATCACGTCGAGGTGCGCAAGGGGCTCGTCTTCCGCTCGCACCGCCGTGCCCCGCTCGACCGAGTGCAGGGCGTGAACCTCACCCGCCCGTTCCCTGCCCGCATCATCGGCCTCGCCAAGCTCGAGGTCGTCGGAGCAGGCAACGACGCGAACGTCGAGCTCGAGTACCTGGCCACCGGACGTGCGGAATCGGTCCGCGCCGACATCCTCCGCCTCGCGTCCGGCGCTCGCGCTGCACGACAGACTGCGACGAATGCGGCCTCCGGCGGTCCGACCGCCCCGGCGACCGCTCGCGCCCAGCTCGTCGGATCGATGAACGACGGTGTCACCGGCATGATCACCGGCGTCGATCTGGCCGACGTCGCTCCGGAGAGCGTCGTCAAGATCCCCACCGGTCGCCTGGTCGGCTCGCAGCTGATCTCGGGTGTGCTCTGGGTGGTGTTCTTCGGACTCATCTTCGCGGTCGCGATCGGCGGCATCTCGATCGGTGCGCTGCTCGACGGAGAGGCCGTGAGCGGATTCATCGGACTGGGCCTCGTGCTCGGCATGGGCATCCCGTTCATGATCGCCGTCGTGGGTATCACCTGGGCACAGATCTCCAAGTCGCTGCGGTACTCGATCGCGCCGACCCCCGACGGGGTGCGCATCACCTACGGCCTGCTCACCACGGTCACCGAGACGCTTCCGCCCGGCCGCATCTTCGCGGTCGAGGTCTCGCAGTCGCTGCTGTGGCGGCCGTTCGGCTGGTGGACGATCAAGATCAACAGGATGAGCGGCAAGAGCGCCTCGGCGCAGCAGTCGGGCAGCGCCCAGCAGTTCAACGTGGTGCTCCCGGTCGGCAAGCGTCCGGATGTCGAGCGTGTGCTGGGGCTGATCCTCCCCGATGTTCCCGCGAGCGACATCCCCCTCATCTGGGAGCACGGCGTGCTCGGACCGGTCGAGGGAGATCCGTACCGCACCATCCCGAAGCGTGCGTGGTGGCGCCGTCCGGTGTCGTGGAAGCGCCACGGCTTCGCGGTCACGGAGTTCGGCCTGCTGCTGCGCCGCGGCGTCGTGTGGCGCAAGCTCGCGGTGTTCCCGCTCGCGCGTCTGCAGGGCGTATCGCTGTCACAGGGGCCGATCGATCGCGCGCAGCGCGTGTCGGGTGCCCAGGTGCACACGGCGCCCGGGCCGATCACGGGAATGCTCTCCGGGCTCGAGCGCGATGATGCGCTCTCGCTGCTGGATGACGTGAGCCGTCTGGCCGCGGCCGCGGCGGCGCGGGACACCACCCACCGCTGGAGTGCGGCGGCGAACGCGGCTCCGGTCGCGCCTCCCGCGGCTCCTGCGCCCCCGATCCCGGGAGCCCCGATGCCGCCGACGCCGCCCGCAGCACCGTTCGGGGGAGCTCCGGCTCCGTCGGCGCCTCCGGCTCCGCCCGTGCTGCCTCCTGCTCCGCCGGTCGGGCCTCCTGCTCCGCCCGCTGCGCAGCCTGCCCCGCCGGCCGGGCCTCCTGCTCCGCCGGTGCCGCCCGCACCCCCCGCTCCGCCGGTGCCGCCCGCACCACCCGCTCCGCCGGTGCCGCCGGTCGTGCCTCCGACGACGGACTGA
- a CDS encoding PH domain-containing protein — protein sequence MTQNPETSPLNPAEGTDLAALDQGTYTQLRTARNEARLELDGTWHQISPRYVVSQIVQNAIFLVFVVIAAVVLNVVLSQDWVWIPAGVVILITLITLIILPRQARAIGYMLRSDDIVFRKGILWQRMIAVPYGRMQLVDITQGPLDRAFGITQLKMVTAAATTGVQIPGLTQRASEALRDTLIEVAETRRTGL from the coding sequence ATGACTCAGAACCCAGAGACCTCGCCCCTGAACCCGGCAGAGGGCACTGACCTCGCCGCGCTCGACCAGGGCACCTACACGCAGCTGCGGACGGCTCGCAATGAGGCCCGCCTGGAGCTCGACGGCACCTGGCACCAGATCTCGCCACGCTACGTCGTGTCGCAGATCGTGCAGAACGCGATCTTCCTGGTCTTCGTCGTGATCGCCGCGGTCGTGCTCAACGTCGTCCTCTCCCAGGACTGGGTCTGGATCCCCGCCGGCGTCGTGATCCTGATCACCCTCATCACGCTGATCATCCTTCCGCGGCAGGCGAGGGCGATCGGATACATGCTCCGCTCCGACGACATCGTCTTCCGCAAGGGCATCCTGTGGCAGCGGATGATCGCCGTGCCCTACGGTCGCATGCAGCTGGTCGACATCACGCAGGGGCCGCTCGACCGTGCATTCGGGATCACGCAGCTCAAGATGGTGACCGCGGCCGCCACGACCGGCGTGCAGATCCCCGGCCTCACCCAACGTGCGTCCGAGGCGCTGCGCGACACCCTGATCGAAGTCGCCGAGACCCGCCGGACCGGCCTGTGA
- a CDS encoding DUF2520 domain-containing protein, producing the protein MVRDGRLGVGIIGAGRVGPVIGAALGGAGHAVVGITSGSDDERASAVLPDVPVLDALEVVRRAELVILAVPHDQLPSLVAGIAEVGGWQIGQLVLHTDPAYGIEVLRPAAERGAIPLAVHPAITFTGTSIDLRQLPASFAAVTAPAAVLPIAQALAVEMGCEPVVIAEGDRAVYADAIQTAADFSRSIIGQSTARLREIGVENPGGYLSALVQSTVERALREASDPPPVL; encoded by the coding sequence ATGGTGCGAGACGGACGCCTCGGCGTCGGCATCATCGGTGCAGGTCGTGTGGGCCCGGTGATCGGCGCGGCGCTCGGCGGCGCGGGCCACGCCGTCGTCGGCATCACGAGCGGCTCGGATGACGAGCGTGCCTCGGCCGTGCTGCCGGATGTGCCGGTGCTGGACGCGCTCGAGGTCGTCCGTCGTGCCGAACTCGTCATCCTCGCCGTGCCGCACGACCAGCTGCCGTCGCTCGTCGCCGGCATCGCCGAGGTCGGAGGATGGCAGATCGGCCAGCTGGTGCTGCATACCGATCCGGCGTATGGCATCGAGGTGCTGCGCCCTGCCGCCGAGCGCGGCGCGATCCCGTTGGCCGTCCACCCGGCGATCACTTTCACGGGCACGTCGATCGACCTCCGGCAGCTCCCTGCGAGCTTCGCGGCCGTGACCGCGCCCGCTGCCGTGCTGCCGATCGCCCAGGCTCTCGCCGTGGAGATGGGATGCGAGCCGGTCGTCATCGCCGAAGGTGACCGGGCCGTCTATGCCGACGCCATCCAGACCGCGGCGGACTTCTCCCGCTCGATCATCGGACAGTCCACCGCCCGGCTGCGGGAGATCGGCGTGGAGAACCCCGGCGGCTACCTCTCGGCCCTGGTGCAGTCGACGGTCGAGCGGGCGCTGCGCGAAGCATCCGATCCGCCGCCGGTGCTCTGA
- a CDS encoding DUF2207 domain-containing protein — protein sequence MVVTRIARTFAALALAVSGLALMPSAAAASTPETAPALAAAPVADDDVDAFSYASWDARYEIGRDDDGRSRMHVTETLVARFPDFDQNRGIVRGLATSYEGAWTDTTVLSVTDETGADVPFETETDDGVLYILTGTDDYVRGLNTYVIEYSMRDVILAADNGVDEFYWDLLPLDSTQAIESFSADIVVDATMSGHLTGSARCYSGFSGSSTECPIQGPEVDGDTAVFHVESGERAAGDGVTVAIGFDPATVAQAPARQPNAITDIGPAIAAVGSVGLSAGGWIAVSATARRRRTADGIIVAQYDVPDSMPPLLAAAIVPGAKDPIPAEIVHLAVRGTLRIEEGSELEQPRLRRLSGTRIPDQLDVEALDALFVGADGDGVAAIPSSSETFAERMAALQQSGKAAAETRGYTTTARSRSAMILQWCAIAVGAVGLAIGLSGVIGGRISAIPAMVAISFGVVLVLISSFYTFSKHTVLTVEGARQLEYLRGVEEFIRVAEEDRLRMLQSYSGAERRQDGSANVILVYERLLPYAMLFGMEDEWGRVLEHAYSVEQRGPGWIGDPTSPFLRMQLAAFAMSSHQAASYTAPSTSSSSSAGGSFGGGFSGGGGGGGFSGGR from the coding sequence ATGGTCGTCACACGGATCGCCCGCACGTTCGCCGCGCTCGCTCTCGCCGTCTCCGGCCTTGCGCTGATGCCGTCAGCGGCAGCGGCCTCCACGCCGGAGACCGCCCCAGCCCTCGCCGCCGCGCCTGTCGCCGATGACGACGTCGATGCCTTCTCCTACGCCTCGTGGGATGCGCGTTACGAGATCGGACGGGACGACGACGGCCGTTCACGGATGCACGTCACCGAGACCTTGGTCGCTCGTTTTCCCGACTTCGACCAGAACCGAGGGATCGTGCGTGGCCTCGCCACCAGCTACGAAGGCGCCTGGACCGACACCACGGTGCTGTCCGTCACCGACGAGACCGGCGCCGATGTGCCGTTCGAGACCGAGACCGACGACGGGGTGCTCTACATCCTCACCGGCACGGACGACTATGTGCGGGGCCTGAACACCTACGTGATCGAATACTCGATGCGCGATGTGATCCTGGCGGCCGACAACGGCGTCGACGAGTTCTACTGGGACCTCCTCCCCCTCGACAGCACGCAGGCGATCGAATCTTTCAGCGCCGACATCGTGGTAGACGCCACCATGAGCGGCCACCTCACCGGATCGGCCCGCTGCTATTCCGGGTTCTCCGGCTCCTCTACCGAGTGCCCGATCCAGGGACCGGAGGTCGACGGCGACACCGCGGTGTTCCACGTCGAATCCGGCGAGCGCGCGGCCGGAGACGGGGTGACCGTCGCGATCGGCTTCGATCCGGCAACGGTCGCACAGGCACCCGCACGGCAGCCGAACGCGATCACCGACATCGGTCCCGCGATCGCTGCGGTGGGCTCGGTGGGGCTCTCCGCCGGCGGCTGGATCGCGGTCTCCGCCACCGCGCGACGCCGCCGCACGGCCGACGGCATCATCGTCGCACAGTACGACGTGCCCGATTCGATGCCCCCGCTGCTCGCAGCCGCGATCGTCCCGGGTGCGAAGGATCCGATCCCCGCCGAGATCGTGCACCTCGCGGTGCGAGGAACCCTGCGCATCGAAGAGGGATCGGAACTCGAGCAGCCGCGTCTGCGCCGGCTCTCCGGCACACGGATCCCTGACCAGCTCGACGTCGAAGCACTCGATGCGCTGTTCGTCGGAGCGGACGGCGACGGCGTCGCTGCGATCCCCTCGTCGAGCGAGACCTTCGCCGAGCGCATGGCGGCGTTGCAGCAGAGTGGCAAGGCGGCTGCGGAGACCCGCGGGTACACCACCACTGCGCGCAGCCGCAGCGCGATGATCCTGCAGTGGTGCGCGATCGCCGTCGGGGCGGTCGGCCTCGCGATCGGCCTGTCCGGCGTGATCGGCGGACGCATCTCCGCGATCCCCGCGATGGTCGCGATCAGCTTCGGAGTGGTGCTCGTGCTGATCTCGAGCTTCTACACGTTCTCGAAGCACACCGTGTTGACGGTCGAGGGGGCCAGGCAGCTCGAGTATCTGAGGGGCGTCGAGGAGTTCATCCGCGTCGCCGAGGAGGACCGGCTGCGCATGCTGCAGTCGTACAGCGGGGCAGAACGACGCCAGGACGGCTCCGCAAACGTCATCCTGGTCTACGAACGGCTGCTCCCCTACGCGATGCTGTTCGGGATGGAAGACGAGTGGGGTCGCGTGCTGGAGCACGCCTACTCCGTGGAGCAGCGCGGCCCCGGCTGGATCGGCGACCCGACCTCCCCCTTCCTGCGTATGCAGCTCGCCGCGTTCGCGATGTCGTCTCACCAGGCCGCGAGCTATACGGCGCCGTCGACGAGCAGTTCGTCGAGCGCCGGAGGATCCTTCGGCGGCGGCTTCTCCGGCGGCGGAGGTGGCGGAGGTTTCTCCGGCGGTCGCTGA
- the lysS gene encoding lysine--tRNA ligase, producing MTDASAAPEQNPKNDPSLGAGDDDIHEQKAVRLAKRERLIEKRADAAGGAFPVAVPVTHAIPALRAEYGELEAGAETGVVVGVAGRVVFSRNTGKLCFATLQAGDGSRIQAMISLANVGEDSLADWKEYVDLGDHVFVHGEVISSRRGELSIMADAWAIAAKAVLPLPNAYSELSEEGRVRSRYLDLIVREQARTTVRARAAVNASLRATFTSHDYLEVETPMLQVQHGGASARPFVTHSNAFDTELYLRIAPELYLKRAVVGGIERVYEINRNFRNEGADSTHSPEFAMLEAYQAYGDYNQMAALTQELVQNAAIAVSGSTTVTWADGTEYDLGGEWDRISMYESLSAASGRTVTPQDAVEDLIAFAEANGVDVPPQATHGKLVEELWEHFVKGDLVRPTFVMDFPVDTSPLVREHRSIDGVVEKWDLYIRGFELATGYSELVDPVIQRERFVEQAKLAARGDVEAMPIDEEFLRALEHGMPPSGGMGMGIDRLLMAITGLGIRETILFPLVK from the coding sequence ATGACTGACGCGTCCGCCGCGCCCGAGCAGAACCCGAAGAACGACCCTTCCCTGGGTGCGGGTGATGACGACATCCACGAGCAGAAGGCCGTGCGGCTCGCCAAGCGCGAGCGCCTGATCGAGAAGCGGGCGGATGCTGCGGGCGGGGCTTTCCCCGTGGCCGTCCCCGTGACCCACGCGATCCCGGCGCTCCGTGCAGAGTACGGCGAGCTCGAAGCCGGTGCCGAGACCGGTGTCGTGGTCGGCGTCGCCGGACGTGTGGTCTTCAGCCGCAACACCGGCAAGCTCTGCTTCGCGACGCTCCAGGCCGGAGACGGCTCGCGCATCCAGGCCATGATCTCGCTCGCGAACGTCGGGGAGGACTCCCTCGCGGACTGGAAGGAGTACGTCGACCTCGGCGACCATGTCTTCGTGCACGGAGAGGTCATCTCCAGCCGCCGCGGCGAGCTGTCGATCATGGCGGATGCCTGGGCCATCGCCGCGAAGGCGGTCCTGCCGCTGCCGAACGCCTACTCCGAGCTGAGCGAAGAGGGCCGCGTGCGCAGCCGCTACCTCGACCTGATCGTGCGTGAGCAGGCCCGCACCACCGTGCGCGCCCGCGCTGCCGTGAACGCGAGCCTGCGGGCGACGTTCACCTCGCACGACTACCTCGAGGTCGAGACGCCCATGCTGCAGGTGCAGCACGGCGGCGCCTCCGCGCGCCCGTTCGTCACCCATTCGAACGCTTTCGACACCGAGCTGTACCTGCGCATCGCGCCGGAGCTCTACCTCAAGCGCGCCGTCGTCGGCGGCATCGAGCGGGTGTACGAGATCAACCGCAACTTCCGCAACGAGGGTGCCGACTCCACGCACAGCCCGGAGTTCGCGATGCTCGAGGCATACCAGGCCTACGGTGACTACAACCAGATGGCCGCGCTCACACAGGAGCTCGTGCAGAATGCCGCGATCGCGGTGTCCGGCTCGACCACAGTGACCTGGGCCGACGGCACCGAGTACGACCTGGGCGGGGAGTGGGACCGCATCTCGATGTACGAGTCGCTCTCCGCGGCGTCGGGTCGTACCGTCACGCCGCAGGACGCGGTCGAGGACCTGATCGCCTTCGCCGAGGCGAACGGCGTCGACGTGCCGCCGCAGGCCACGCACGGAAAGCTCGTGGAAGAGCTGTGGGAGCACTTCGTGAAGGGCGACCTCGTGCGGCCGACGTTCGTGATGGACTTTCCCGTCGACACCTCCCCGCTCGTGCGCGAGCACCGCTCGATCGACGGTGTCGTGGAGAAGTGGGACCTGTACATCCGCGGGTTCGAGCTCGCGACCGGGTACTCGGAGCTCGTCGACCCCGTGATCCAGCGCGAGCGTTTCGTGGAGCAGGCGAAGCTCGCCGCCCGCGGCGACGTCGAGGCCATGCCGATCGACGAGGAGTTCTTGCGCGCCCTCGAGCACGGCATGCCGCCGTCCGGTGGCATGGGCATGGGCATCGACCGGCTGCTCATGGCGATCACGGGACTCGGCATTCGCGAGACGATCCTCTTCCCGCTCGTCAAGTAG
- a CDS encoding ABC transporter substrate-binding protein has protein sequence MQHTKRAVATGVALLSAIALAGCTAGSGTDGSADAATCTPADGKVTLEFTSWIPGIEDVAAMWNEENPDIQVKVQTGPNGNSGTYQSFFSQLKAGNAPDLGQIEYDALSSFRVQDGLADLSACEDVVAAEDEFIPWTWGQVTLGSEDGVYGIPQDSGPMALFYRSDLFEANGIDVPTTWEEYKAAAVKIRAAGGYFTDFSTADINQFAGFVWQNNGGWFANDGEKWTVDLTDDATTQVADYWQELLDEDLVSTYPAWTEEWNNAYNSGEVWSWNSAVWGANSIASGAPDTAGKWSVAASPQWEAGGTSSGNWGGSSVAVFKGSEHLYEATKFALWLNTSDEALTALNKSANIYPATTDGLNLASLKEGVEFYGGQPIYDVFAEAAAQVNPDFVWGPTMTQTYADVSDGFQKAVTGQGTLLESLKSAQESTISTLKAQAIPVAE, from the coding sequence ATGCAGCACACCAAGAGGGCAGTCGCCACCGGCGTCGCACTGCTCAGCGCCATCGCGCTGGCGGGATGCACGGCAGGCAGTGGCACGGACGGTAGCGCGGATGCTGCCACCTGCACCCCCGCAGACGGCAAGGTCACGCTCGAGTTCACGTCGTGGATCCCCGGCATCGAGGATGTCGCCGCGATGTGGAACGAGGAGAACCCCGACATCCAGGTGAAGGTCCAGACCGGACCGAACGGCAACTCCGGCACCTACCAGAGCTTCTTCAGCCAGCTCAAGGCCGGCAACGCTCCCGACCTCGGCCAGATCGAGTACGACGCACTGTCGAGCTTCCGCGTGCAGGACGGCCTCGCCGACCTCTCCGCGTGCGAAGACGTCGTGGCGGCTGAGGACGAGTTCATCCCGTGGACGTGGGGCCAGGTCACGCTCGGCAGCGAGGACGGCGTGTACGGCATCCCGCAGGACTCCGGCCCCATGGCGCTGTTCTACCGCTCCGACCTGTTCGAGGCGAACGGCATCGACGTGCCCACGACGTGGGAGGAGTACAAGGCCGCCGCAGTGAAGATCCGCGCAGCCGGTGGCTACTTCACCGACTTCTCCACCGCCGACATCAACCAGTTCGCCGGATTCGTGTGGCAGAACAACGGCGGATGGTTCGCGAACGACGGCGAGAAGTGGACCGTCGACCTGACAGACGACGCGACCACCCAGGTCGCCGACTACTGGCAGGAACTCCTCGACGAGGACCTCGTCTCGACCTACCCGGCCTGGACCGAGGAGTGGAACAACGCCTACAACTCGGGCGAGGTGTGGTCGTGGAACTCCGCCGTGTGGGGTGCGAACTCGATCGCGAGCGGCGCTCCCGACACCGCAGGCAAGTGGTCCGTCGCGGCATCCCCGCAGTGGGAGGCGGGCGGCACGAGCTCGGGCAACTGGGGCGGCTCATCGGTCGCGGTCTTCAAGGGCAGCGAGCACCTCTACGAGGCGACGAAGTTCGCGCTGTGGCTGAACACCTCGGATGAGGCGCTGACCGCACTGAACAAGTCGGCCAACATCTACCCGGCGACCACCGACGGGCTCAACCTCGCGTCGCTCAAGGAGGGCGTCGAGTTCTACGGCGGCCAGCCCATCTACGACGTGTTCGCCGAGGCGGCGGCGCAGGTCAACCCCGACTTCGTGTGGGGCCCGACCATGACGCAGACGTACGCCGACGTGTCGGACGGCTTCCAGAAGGCCGTCACGGGACAGGGGACGCTGCTGGAGTCGCTGAAGTCCGCACAGGAGTCGACGATCTCGACGCTGAAGGCACAGGCGATCCCCGTCGCCGAGTGA
- a CDS encoding DUF4192 family protein yields MTTVLRASDSADFLGIVPALAGFTPRRSVVLLPFQGSRTHGAMRLDLPTADTDLEAYADAAVGLISRVTGTDAVAVVVYSDDGPEQTVDGLVLPVAVAVDELLWRAEDAGLRIVDALCVTPRGWSSYLADEPRLGDLDELGPVPEVPGLGDVAGDQLAGTALPVADLARKERVARALNEIGELLDHDAIGPLTGRESPAALAGIVALADIPAFFESMLEKPEDASPSTTAALLWCLDRPVFRDVALAQWATGMDGGIRTLQAQLSFARDGHMISDDLGAVFLGMGPAPDADRLRLALGVVRHAAAAAPRASRPGPLTAAAWLSWALGRSSHAGHYLDLVHEIDPDYGLAALLRTMIEATLLPEWTFRRTATAPEGPTT; encoded by the coding sequence ATGACCACAGTTCTCCGTGCTTCAGATTCCGCCGATTTCCTCGGCATCGTCCCGGCCCTCGCCGGCTTCACCCCGCGCCGCAGCGTCGTGCTCCTTCCGTTCCAGGGCTCTCGCACGCACGGCGCTATGCGTCTCGACCTGCCGACGGCCGACACCGATCTCGAGGCATACGCCGACGCAGCGGTCGGCCTCATCTCCCGTGTGACCGGAACGGATGCCGTCGCCGTCGTCGTCTATTCCGACGACGGTCCGGAGCAGACGGTCGACGGACTCGTGCTGCCTGTCGCGGTCGCTGTGGACGAGCTCCTCTGGCGCGCGGAAGACGCGGGGCTGCGCATCGTCGACGCCCTGTGCGTGACACCGCGGGGATGGTCGAGCTACCTGGCCGACGAACCGCGCCTGGGCGATCTCGACGAGCTCGGACCGGTGCCGGAGGTACCAGGGCTCGGAGATGTCGCGGGGGATCAGCTGGCCGGAACAGCACTGCCGGTGGCCGACCTCGCCAGAAAGGAGCGGGTCGCCCGCGCCCTGAACGAGATCGGCGAGTTGCTCGATCACGACGCGATCGGCCCGCTGACCGGCCGCGAGAGTCCGGCAGCGCTCGCAGGGATCGTCGCGCTGGCCGACATCCCCGCATTCTTCGAGTCGATGCTCGAGAAGCCGGAAGATGCGTCGCCCTCGACCACGGCCGCGCTGCTCTGGTGCCTGGACCGCCCGGTCTTCCGCGACGTCGCGCTCGCACAGTGGGCCACGGGAATGGACGGGGGGATCCGCACGCTCCAGGCGCAGCTGTCGTTCGCACGCGACGGTCACATGATCTCGGACGACCTGGGGGCAGTGTTCCTGGGCATGGGGCCGGCGCCCGACGCCGATCGTCTCCGACTCGCGCTCGGAGTGGTCCGGCATGCCGCCGCCGCCGCGCCTCGTGCGTCTCGTCCTGGGCCGCTCACGGCTGCCGCATGGCTGTCCTGGGCCCTGGGCCGCTCCAGCCACGCGGGTCACTACCTCGACCTCGTGCACGAGATCGACCCGGACTACGGGCTGGCCGCGCTGTTGCGCACGATGATCGAAGCCACGCTGCTGCCGGAATGGACGTTCCGGCGCACCGCGACTGCTCCCGAGGGGCCGACTACTTGA
- the cls gene encoding cardiolipin synthase, translated as MTAETWGWWFAAFLLLLDLVIRVTAIIVIPRNRRPTAAMAWLLAVFFIPFVGVFLFLLIGNPRLPRARRRKQDQINEYIAETSEHLHFGTLRPNAPAWFGPVVQMNQKLGALPLSGDNGAHLISDYQESLDEMAEAIRTAQAYVHVEFYILQSDEATDNFFRALEEVCARGVEVRVLLDHWANRWKPRYRETIRRLDAMGADWHLMLPVQPLKGRMQRPDLRNHRKLLVVDGVVAFLGSQNVTDSTYNLPKNIKRGLHWVDLMVRLDGPVVLSVNAIFVADWYSETDTVLEGIDITHAEIGSGDLDCQVVPSGPGFEVENNLRLFLGLLYAAKQRIMIVSPYFVPDEALLLAVTAAVDRGVNVELFVSEEGDQAIVYHAQRSYYEVLLKAGVRIWMYRKPYILHTKSLTIDDEVAVIGSSNMDMRSFGLNLEVSMLVRGEEFVTEMREVEDKYRSLSRELTLEEWMQQPLRSTVLDNLARLTSALQ; from the coding sequence ATGACCGCGGAGACCTGGGGATGGTGGTTCGCCGCATTCCTGCTGCTGCTCGACCTCGTCATCCGAGTGACGGCGATCATCGTGATCCCGCGAAATCGTCGTCCCACCGCCGCGATGGCCTGGCTGCTGGCCGTGTTCTTCATCCCGTTCGTCGGCGTGTTCCTCTTCCTCCTGATCGGAAACCCCCGCCTGCCTCGTGCGAGGCGTCGCAAACAGGACCAGATCAACGAGTACATCGCTGAGACCAGCGAGCACCTCCACTTCGGCACGCTGCGTCCGAATGCGCCGGCGTGGTTCGGGCCGGTGGTCCAGATGAACCAGAAGCTCGGGGCGCTCCCGCTCTCCGGCGACAATGGCGCGCACCTCATCTCGGACTACCAGGAGTCGCTCGACGAGATGGCAGAGGCCATCCGCACGGCGCAGGCGTACGTGCACGTCGAGTTCTACATCCTGCAATCCGATGAGGCGACCGACAACTTCTTCCGGGCCCTCGAGGAGGTCTGCGCGCGCGGTGTCGAGGTGCGCGTGCTCCTGGATCACTGGGCGAACCGCTGGAAGCCTCGCTACCGCGAGACCATCCGTCGTCTCGACGCGATGGGTGCCGACTGGCACCTGATGCTGCCGGTGCAGCCGCTGAAGGGGCGCATGCAGCGTCCCGACCTGCGCAACCACCGCAAGCTTCTGGTGGTCGACGGCGTCGTGGCGTTCCTGGGCTCGCAGAACGTGACGGATTCGACCTACAACCTCCCCAAGAACATCAAGAGGGGCCTGCACTGGGTCGATCTGATGGTCCGCCTCGACGGCCCCGTGGTGCTGAGCGTGAACGCGATCTTCGTCGCGGACTGGTACAGCGAGACCGACACGGTGCTGGAGGGCATCGACATCACACATGCTGAGATCGGCTCCGGCGACCTCGACTGCCAGGTCGTGCCATCGGGGCCGGGGTTCGAGGTCGAGAACAACCTGCGTCTGTTCCTCGGGCTGCTGTACGCGGCGAAGCAGCGCATCATGATCGTGAGCCCCTACTTCGTGCCCGACGAGGCCCTGCTGCTGGCAGTCACGGCTGCGGTCGATCGTGGCGTCAACGTCGAGCTCTTCGTGTCGGAAGAGGGCGATCAGGCGATAGTCTACCACGCCCAGCGGAGCTACTACGAGGTGCTGCTCAAAGCGGGCGTGCGCATCTGGATGTATCGCAAGCCGTACATCCTGCACACCAAGAGCCTGACGATCGACGACGAGGTCGCCGTGATCGGGTCCAGCAACATGGACATGCGCTCGTTCGGTCTGAACCTCGAGGTCTCGATGCTCGTCCGCGGTGAGGAGTTCGTCACGGAGATGCGCGAGGTCGAAGACAAGTACCGCTCGCTGAGCCGCGAGCTGACGCTGGAGGAGTGGATGCAGCAGCCGTTGCGCTCCACCGTGCTCGACAACCTCGCCCGGCTCACCTCCGCGCTGCAGTAG